Genomic DNA from Paenibacillus borealis:
ACTCTACTTGAATGCGATCCAGCAGCGACGTCGAAGCACGTCCCGCCCGCAGTGTAGACAGGTCGCGTTTCAGTGACAAAATCGCTTTTTCCATACGCTCTTCGGCATTTTTCTTCACCGATTGTGGCATTAATTTACACTCCCTTTAACAATCGTCCCGATCTTTTCACCGAGAACGACACGTTTGATATTGCCTTGCTCTGTAATAGCAAACACAATGAGCGGTATATTATTATCCATGCAGAGAGAGGAAGCGGTGGAATCCATAACACCCAGGTTCTTGTTCAGAATATCCATGTAAGTAAGCTGCTCATATTTCACGGCAGTGCTGTCCTTGAAAGGATCCGCGGAATAGACACCGTCTACTTTGTTCTTCGCCATCAGGATCACTTCGGCTTCAATTTCGGCTGCTCTAAGCGCTGCCGTCGTATCTGTCGAGAAGAACGGATTCCCTGTTCCTGCAGCAAAAATAACTACACGGCCCTTTTCCAGATGCCGGATTGCCCGGCGGCGGATATAAGGCTCAGCAATTTGCTGCATGGCAATGGAAGTCTGTACCCGTGTAGGGACATCGATCTGTTCCAGGGCATCCTGCAGTGCCAGCGAGTTCATGACGGTTGCCAGCATTCCCATATAATCTGCTGTCGCCCGGTCAATGCCGCTTGCACTTCCCGCGATTCCGCGCCAGATGTTACCTCCGCCGCACACAATAGCAACCTGAACTCCAAGCTCGACAACTTCCTTGACCTGCTCCGCGATGGAGATGATCGTTTCGGCGTCGATGCCATAGCCATTCTGTCCGGCGAGTGATTCACCGCTAACCTTAAGGACTACTCTCTTAAATACCGGCTGTTCCAATTGTATACCCTCACTTTCTTACAAAAGACGGAACACTACGTGAAATGTGTTCCGCTCTTTTGATGCTTGCCTTTATTCAGTTCTTATCGCTTCATGCTTTGCAGATATTATTGGTTCACTTGTGCCATTACTTCTTCAACGAAGTTGTCGACTTTCTTTTCAAGACCTTCACCCAGCTCGAAACGGACAAAGCGGCGGATGGAGATATTTTCGCCAATCGTGCTGATTTTTTCATTCAGCAATTGGGAGACAGTCTTGTCTGGGTCTTTAACGAAGGACTGCTCAAGCAGGCAATATTCTTCATAGAACTTGCTGATGCGGCCTTCCACCATTTTTTCAACGATTTTCTCAGGCTTGCCTTCGTTCAGCGCTTGAGCCTTGAGGATTTCTTTTTCTTTCTCTACGTCTGCAGCAGGTACTTCTTCACGGCGAACATACAGCGGATTAGCTGCAGCGATTTGCATTGCGATGTCGCGGGCAAATTCTTTGAAGGAATCGGTTTTACCTACGAAGTCAGTTTCGCAGTTGATTTCTACCAGAACGCCGATACGGCCGCCAGCATGGATGTAAGATTCTACTGTACCTTCAGTAGCAATACGTCCTGCTTTGCTGGCTGCTGCGGACAAACCTTTTTCACGAAGCAATTCAGCTGCTTTAGTGATATCGTTGTTTGCTTCTTCAAGCGCCTTTTTACAATCGAGCATTCCTGCTCCTGTTCTTTCACGAAGTTCCTTTACTGCTTTTGCATCTACTGCCATTGTTATTCCCTCCAGATAATTGTCGTTGTCATACGGGGGCTCAGGGCCCATTATCCTAAAAAAAGGGCAGTGAGAGGTTATCCACCTGCCAACCACCCTTTTCATTTAAGTTCTTGTTTATTTCCCGGATACTACTTAAGCAGTAGTTGTGTCTTCGCCCTGATGAGCTTCAACAACAGCGTCAGCCATTTTACCAGTCAAGAGTTTCACGGCACGGATAGCGTCGTCGTTGCCTGGAATTACGTAGTCGATTTCGTCCGGATCGCAGTTAGTATCAACGATAGCTACGATTGGAATACCCAATTTGCGAGCTTCTGCTACTGCAATACGCTCTTTACGCGGGTCAATGATGAACAGCGCGCTTGGAAGACCTTTCATGTTCTTGATACCGCCCAGGAATTTCTCAAGACGATCTTTCTCTTTGCGGAGAAGGATAACTTCTTTCTTAGGCAATACTGCGAAGGTACCGTCTTCTTCCCAAGCTTCCAATTTCTTCAGGCGGTCAATACGCTTCTGAATAGTCTGGAAGTTAGTCAGGGTACCACCCAGCCAACGTTGGTTAATGAAGAACATACCCGAACGTTCAGCTTCTTCTTTAACGGAATCCTGTGCTTGTTTCTTTGTTCCTACGAATAGGATTGTGCCGTTGTCGCCAGCGACGCTCTTTACAAAGTTGTAAGCTTCCTCTACCTTTTTGACTGTTTTCTGCAAGTCAATAATGTAAATTCCGTTTCTTTCAGTGAAGATATAACGATCCATCTTTGGATTCCAACGACGAGTCTGATGACCGAAGTGTACCCCAGCTTCGAGAAGCTGCTTCATGGAAATTACTGCCATCTTCACACACCTCCTAATTTTGGTTTATTGTGTGTCTCCTCCGCCGCGCGTCATCTTTCTACAAGACTTTCTTCAGAAGAAAGCACCTCTTGTCGAAATCAACCGGCGTGTGTTTTAACACCGTCAATTACTATACCATATTAAAACATTCTATGCAACGATTACTGTGAAGTTATAATTTTTTATCAAAAAAAGCTTATTTCTTCACAGTGATCAGCTTGTCAATAATAGAATCCATGCTCTCGCCTTTGGCAAAGCTGTAGCTGCCGTATTGGATAATCTTGTTCACTTTACGGCTGTTCGCCGTCTTAAGAAACTCTGCTTTATCTTGAATGACTCCGGCACCGGCAAGCACATCAGCCGTTTGAGCGAGAGTAATTCCTGTAGGAATGCGCACAGAGATATCTCCATTGACGGCAACCGCAGGCGCTTCCGGGCTGGCTGGAGCCACAGCCCCACTGTCTGCAGCACCGCTCTCCGGCTGTACAGGCGCTGACGGCTTGCCGGGAGCTGCTGCAGCACTCGGCTCCACTGCGGCCTTAGGCGTAGCTGCCGGAGCCGGAGAAGCAGTTGCAGCCTGCTCCGCAGGTGCCGGGGACGACTCGGGTGTTCCTTGAGGAGTTCCTTCCTGGGTGTCTTCTTCCGTGTTGACAGTCCCCTCATCAGCAGCCTGCGCATTATCCACCACAGTCAAATTGAGCCTCGCCGCTTCCTTAATCAATTGTTCTTTGGTGAGGGGAGCCGCTCCTCCGGAGATCATCAGCTGCAGCAGCAGGGCGCCGGCAATGAGCCCGACACCTAAACCGAACATAAAGAACCGGTTCCTGATCATACCGATTCCTCCTGATGGGCCAGCTGCAGAATCAGCTGGACTTCTCCACGCTGGAGACCCGCGGTCTTGGCGATGGAATCTATCGATTTGCCTTGTTCATGCAGTTCGAACAGGCGCGGATACCGCAGCTTTATGGAGCTGACCGGCTTTGGCTTGGCAGGCGGGGTATCAGCTTCCGCCGCAGGAGCTGCAGCAGGACTCTCCGCAGGCCGGACAGCTGAGGGCTCCCTTGTGAAGGTTGCGGCAAGCTGAAGCAGGCCTTTTTCCTCAGCCGTCAGCCGGGCATCCAGAAGCAGCAGGCTATTACTAAGCTCAGTCACCTGCTCACGCAGTCCGCCAATCTCTTCCTGCAGGGCTGCTTTATTGCTCTGCGACTGCGCTTTGATACTGCCGACCAGCTGAAGCAGTTCCGTATTCTCATGTTCGATATCCGCCATATACAGCTCCAGAGCAGCCTCCGTCTCCTTCAGGCTCTTCTTCTCTTCCGAGTCTTCCTTGCCAGCCTTTGCCGGCAGTCTCAGGGCATAAACGATAGCGACAGCGCCTACCAGCACGATATATACCCATGGGTCCAAGTGTCTAATCTCCTTTACCATTCAATTCATTTGAAATCCTGCTCTTTCAATAGCTTATTCAGCCTCAAAGACTGAAATCTATGCGGTGTCCTTTAAAAGGATGCTCGGCATCGTGGGCAGCCTCTGGCTTCCGGGGCTTCCGCTGATCAGCATGACCCTCCGGATGATTACCCTTGCCTCCGTCCCGGAGTGCGGATTCCGAAGATTCGTCCACCTCACTGCTGCGCATGGCGATTTCCTGGCTATGCTTGACGTTCTGGCCTGCCAATTGCTGCTGGTCAAGCACAGGACGATGCTGCTGGCTGTTCTGAACCTTAGCCGCATCATGTGTCCGGGGCAGGGCGATTTGCAGTTCCACTGGTTTCAGACTCATACGCTCCTCATCTCCCATAGTCCATTTAGAATCAAGGAATAGCAGGCCGCTCCCGCTGCCTGCCTGATCAAATGTACGGTGTTATCGATATATCCCCTTCACTGTAAATAAAGGAAACCCGCTCCGTTGGATCCTTAACGAATCTGGTGTACCTGCCAATAACAATCTTAGAGCCTCCATAGATCGTTTTGATGACATCTACCCGTGCTCTGCCTGTATCCTCCAGCATCCGCTCGATCTCGAGTACGCGTTCTTTGATTCTCTTTTCCTCACGCATATGGGATTGCTTGGTCGCATTCAGCTTCACGCGGAGCGCCACCTTATCGGGGGAAAGCTGACCGTTGTTCGCCAACTGATTGAGAAGGTATAATGCCTTATTGGTCTTGTCTTCATTCTCAAGAAGGTGACGCAACTCCTGGCGCAGCTCATTAATCTCATTTCTCAGCTCGGGAACAACTCCCACCTCAACCGCTGTTGCCGTCGACATCGTATTTCCGATGGTCCGTGCCACAACTCTGTCCCCTGCCTGGACTATGCCGCCCACAATCAAACCTTTGGCGCCGTTGCAGAGCACGTCACGGCCTGCCCGGATATTGGAATGCATAATACTTTGCGATACAATCACATCTTCACCGGCGACCACATTGCCATCCTGGATAAATGAGACTTTGACACTTTTTCCGGCGCTTACAAGACCTTTGTTATATCCGATAATTCCGCCGGTAATTTCGATGGAACCGCCCGATATCAGCTCGGCGCCCTCCACTCCTCCAACCACACGGATATCTCCGGCGGATTTGACGGAGAAGCCGGTAAGAACATTGCCGCGAATGACAACCGTGCCGACAAAATCAATATTGCCTGTACTGTAATCTACATCACCATTGACCTCATATACAGGAAATACATTGATCTTGCCCTTGTCTGTCAGCGTAACCAATCCATCTATCGCCGAATACATCGAGGTCTCTTCCTGATCCACCAGTACATTTTTGCCAACCTTGAAATGGGCTTGCTTCCCGGCTTTATAAGGAAGCTCTTCCCCGGTCACCGTCTTTCCGCTCACACCATTCTCTGCCGGAATAATCTTGGCAATAAGCTGGCCCTTCCTCACATTGTGAAGCCGGACCAGATCCTTGTAGTCAACCTTGCCATCTTCCTTCTCAAGAGGCTTACGGTCTTCTTCCAGATCAACGGTCAGTACCATCCGTCCATCCTTGCCGTTAACAGCAGGCTGACCAATTGCGATTGGCACCCTGTTCCAGAAATATTCTTCCGGGTTGCTGCAGATCCGCTGAACAATATCCCGCTGGATGCCAAATCGAATGTTGTGACTGACCAGGAAGCCTTCAAGATCTTCAATTGCACAGGAGAAATTCTCATCCTTCTTGATGAACTGGAGGTAAGCAATCCCTTTATCATCCGAAAACGTAATACTCAGGTATTGGCCCAAAACATATTGACCGATCAAATTCTGCTCCCCCTTGTCACCGTCGCCCGGTTAATCATTTTGCATAAGTAGATCACGGTTTTTCTCAAGTGTTCCTCTTAGCCGCAAAATAGCCTTCGAATGAAGCTGTGAGATCCGCGAAGGAGAGAGTGACATCACTTCAGCGATCTCGCTCAAAGATAAATCCTCATAATATAAAAGGGACACGACGGTCCGTTCTTTCACTGTTAATTTCTCGATGCCTTTAGTCAGCGTATCACGCAGATAGAACTCATTCACTTTGCGGTCCGGATTCTTAGCCTTATCGTCCACGAGAATAGACATCCGTGTCTCTGACTCTTCCTCACGGATAGGATCTTCCAGTGAGCAGAGCGACATAACAGCAACATCCTGCAGCATAGTCTGAAACTCGGTTTCAGTAATGTTCAGATACTGGCTCATTTCATCGTCACTAACGGATCTCAAATATTTCTGTTCCAGCTGCTGGTAGGCATCCTCAATTTTTTTCGCTTTTTCACGTACCGATCTGGGAACCCAGTCACTTTGCCGCAGAGAATCAAGGATAGCTCCTCTTACCCGCCAGGAAGCATAGGTCTGAAATTGCAGTCCCCGCTTGTAGTCGAATTTCTCGATGGCATCAATCAGCCCCATCACGCCATTGCTGGCCAAATCATCTTTGGATACATTTTTGGGCAGCCCCACTGCCAGACGGCTGGACACGTAATCAACAATATGGAGATAACTCTCAATCAGCTTTTTTTTGGCCTCAGGATCACCTTGTTCTTTCCATTGTTCCCACAGTCCATCTGTTTCTGACTGAGCAGCTTTATGCTCGTTCAACGGCTTTCACCCTTCCCAAAGTTTAGTCAGCGGTACCATGCGGCGCAAGATTACGGACTTTCGCCGCGGCACTCGCTTATTCTTCTTTCAGGTGACGAACGGCCTTGGCCAATTCTTCAGGATCTTTCATAGAGACCAGTTTTGGAGGCTGCAGAGGTGTGAATCCATCCCTGTCCGCACTTGCTGTTTCCGGTTTCGGCGTCAGCAGGTTCTTCAATTCCTGATCCTCTTCCGGCGTCTGAATATCAAGCTTGGCACCAAGTGCCTCACCATTATCTTCAAATCCGGCTTCAAGGTCTGAAGATTCAGAGGATTTCCCAATAATAACACCCAATACCCATCTTAGAAGGAAAGCAAGCACAAACCAGATAATAAATCCATATATTCCCCGGATCAGGCTGGTTCCAACTAAATTATGTCCGTAG
This window encodes:
- the pyrH gene encoding UMP kinase translates to MEQPVFKRVVLKVSGESLAGQNGYGIDAETIISIAEQVKEVVELGVQVAIVCGGGNIWRGIAGSASGIDRATADYMGMLATVMNSLALQDALEQIDVPTRVQTSIAMQQIAEPYIRRRAIRHLEKGRVVIFAAGTGNPFFSTDTTAALRAAEIEAEVILMAKNKVDGVYSADPFKDSTAVKYEQLTYMDILNKNLGVMDSTASSLCMDNNIPLIVFAITEQGNIKRVVLGEKIGTIVKGSVN
- the tsf gene encoding translation elongation factor Ts, giving the protein MAVDAKAVKELRERTGAGMLDCKKALEEANNDITKAAELLREKGLSAAASKAGRIATEGTVESYIHAGGRIGVLVEINCETDFVGKTDSFKEFARDIAMQIAAANPLYVRREEVPAADVEKEKEILKAQALNEGKPEKIVEKMVEGRISKFYEEYCLLEQSFVKDPDKTVSQLLNEKISTIGENISIRRFVRFELGEGLEKKVDNFVEEVMAQVNQ
- the rpsB gene encoding 30S ribosomal protein S2, with the translated sequence MAVISMKQLLEAGVHFGHQTRRWNPKMDRYIFTERNGIYIIDLQKTVKKVEEAYNFVKSVAGDNGTILFVGTKKQAQDSVKEEAERSGMFFINQRWLGGTLTNFQTIQKRIDRLKKLEAWEEDGTFAVLPKKEVILLRKEKDRLEKFLGGIKNMKGLPSALFIIDPRKERIAVAEARKLGIPIVAIVDTNCDPDEIDYVIPGNDDAIRAVKLLTGKMADAVVEAHQGEDTTTA
- a CDS encoding DUF342 domain-containing protein, which gives rise to MIGQYVLGQYLSITFSDDKGIAYLQFIKKDENFSCAIEDLEGFLVSHNIRFGIQRDIVQRICSNPEEYFWNRVPIAIGQPAVNGKDGRMVLTVDLEEDRKPLEKEDGKVDYKDLVRLHNVRKGQLIAKIIPAENGVSGKTVTGEELPYKAGKQAHFKVGKNVLVDQEETSMYSAIDGLVTLTDKGKINVFPVYEVNGDVDYSTGNIDFVGTVVIRGNVLTGFSVKSAGDIRVVGGVEGAELISGGSIEITGGIIGYNKGLVSAGKSVKVSFIQDGNVVAGEDVIVSQSIMHSNIRAGRDVLCNGAKGLIVGGIVQAGDRVVARTIGNTMSTATAVEVGVVPELRNEINELRQELRHLLENEDKTNKALYLLNQLANNGQLSPDKVALRVKLNATKQSHMREEKRIKERVLEIERMLEDTGRARVDVIKTIYGGSKIVIGRYTRFVKDPTERVSFIYSEGDISITPYI
- a CDS encoding FliA/WhiG family RNA polymerase sigma factor, which translates into the protein MNEHKAAQSETDGLWEQWKEQGDPEAKKKLIESYLHIVDYVSSRLAVGLPKNVSKDDLASNGVMGLIDAIEKFDYKRGLQFQTYASWRVRGAILDSLRQSDWVPRSVREKAKKIEDAYQQLEQKYLRSVSDDEMSQYLNITETEFQTMLQDVAVMSLCSLEDPIREEESETRMSILVDDKAKNPDRKVNEFYLRDTLTKGIEKLTVKERTVVSLLYYEDLSLSEIAEVMSLSPSRISQLHSKAILRLRGTLEKNRDLLMQND